TCCCGTTGTTGGTCTCCGCCGCGGCGATCGCCGCGACGTGGGTGCCGTGCCCGATCAGGTCGGCCGCGGTGCTGCTGCCGGTGAAGTTCTTCTGCTCGAGGCACTTGGTCGCCAGATCGACGTGGGTGCATTCGACCCCGCTGTCGAGGATCGCGATCCGCACCGTGTCGCTGCCCCGCGTCAGGTCCCACGCTTCGGGGGCGTCGATGTCGGCATCCGCGGTCGCGGCCATTGTGCCGCCCGTCTCCGGATCGAGCAGCGCCTGTCCGGTATTGTGCAGCCCCCACTGCTGGGTGAAATAGTCGATGTCGAGCGCGTCCGGCGGATCACGACCCTCGGTGGGCAGGACCAGCGGGCGGTAGTAGTTGGGCTCGGCGTAGCGCACGTTCGGATTGTGCTGGTAGAAGGCCACCGCCGCCTGCACCGACCCTGCCGGCACCGCGACCAGTTCGACGCCGATGGCAGCGAAGCGCTTCAGCACCCTGGCGCCGGCGGCAGCATGCGCCTGCGCGACCTCCGCCCCGGCCAGACCGGGACGGAACGCAACCAGCACCTGATCCGGCGCGAACGGTGGCGGCAGCGAGGCGGCCCCATCCCCATCCCTGCCCCCATCGACCGGCGCCTGGGCCGCGGCCGGAGCAGTGCCCGCGATCAGGCAGGCGCCGGCCAGGAAGGCGGCAAAACATCTCACTGCGGACATGATTTTCCTCCTGCGCGAGCGGCCCTGCCTGATGCGCGGGAAGCCGCCGGCGCCAGCAGCGCCGGCGGCAGCGCACGGCGCCTCCGTTGATGGCGCAGCGCCTCGAACTGAAAGCGCGAATGTTTTTTTATAGCGCTCGCCACCGGCGCCCGCCAAGAAAGAAGCGCCCTCGCTCGCCGTGACATTTGCCCCCGCGCCGGCAACACCGGCGCCCTGTTCCGGCACGGGGTGGGCGCCGACGGATGCGCACCTCGCCGGCCGTGCTCGAAATGGTTTCAACCGATGAACGCGGGCACGCCGAGGGCGGCCCCGCGTGCGGCGGCGCCCCCCTTGCTCAGCCCGCCGCGATCGTCTGCGCCCACCACAGATACAGCGGAATCCCGAGCAGCAGGTTGAACGGGAAGGTCAGCGCCAGCGCCGCCGCCACGCCCAGGGCCGGGTTGGCCTCGGGCACGGCGATCCGCATCGCGGTCGGCGCGGCGATGTAGGACGCGCTGCCGGCGAGCGTCATCATCAGCACCGTGCCACCCACCCCCAGCCCCATCACCTGTGCCACCCCCCAGCCGGCGAGCGCCAGCAGCGGCGGCAAGGCCAGCCCGCAGGCGACCAGGAAGAAGCCGGCGCGGCGCAGGTCGGGCAGGCGGTCGGCGGCGATCAGCCCCATCTCGAGCAGGAACAGGCACAGCGCGCCCTTGAACAGATCGACGAAGAGCGGCGACAGCGGCTCGACCCCCTGCGGGCCGGCGAGCCAGCCGATGAGAATGCCGCCGCCGAGCAGCAGCACGCTCTTGTTGGCGAACACCTCATGCACCAGCGCGCCGGCAGCGGAGCGGCCATCGGCCGACTTCACTCCCCAGCGGGCGATCAGGGTGGCGACGATCAGCGCCGGCGCTTCCATCAGCGCCGCCAGCAGCGCGAGGTGGCCTTCGACCTCGATCCCGCGTCCGCCCAGCACCGCCGCGCCGACGGCGAAGGTGACGATGCTCACCGAGCCGTAGTGCGCTGCCAGCGAGGCCGCATCGGCACGGCCGAAACGCAGCCGGAAGAGCGGGAACACCAGCAGCGGAATCGCCACACCGAGACCGATCGCCAGCAGCGCATCGAGCCACAGGGTGGCGCTTTCCGAGCGCGCGATCTCGACCCCGCCTTTGAGGCCGATCGCCAGCAGCAGGTAGATCGACAAGGTCTCGAACACCGCGCTCGGCAGGCGCAGGCCGCTGCGCGCGAGCGAGGCGACCGCGCCGAGGGCGAAGAAGAAGGGAACGGCATCGACCATGGTGTGCTTTCCGGGCCAGGCATGCGCGCCCGGGCGCACATGCGGAGTTATTCACAAGAGGGCGAAGCCGCGCGGCTTCGGGCGGAGGCATTCTGCCGCAGCGAAAACATTTAAAAAAATGATTTATTTTTTAGGTTTAGATAGATTTATATCTATGCGAATACCCGCCCCCGCGCTCCCGAGGATCGCACGATGCGCCTGACCTTCCACCAGCTCCGCCTCCTGCTCGCCGTCTCCCGCGAAGGCGGAGTGTCGCGCGCCGCCCAGCGCCTGCACCTGGCCCAGCCGACGCTGTCGGCCCAGCTGCGCCAGCTCGCCGACCAGGTCGGACTGGCGCTGTTCGAGCGCGTCGGCCGCCGCCTGCACCTGACCGCCGCCGGGGAAGCGGTGGTCGACACCGCGCTGCGCATCGAGCAGGAGTTGGAGAGCCTCGACGAAACCCTCGCCCAGCTGCGCGGCGACGTCGTCGGCCGGCTGCGGCTGGCGGTGGTGAGCACCGCGGAGACCTTCATTCCCCGCCTGCTCGGCGACTTCCGCCGCGAGCGCCCGGCGGTCGAGGTGTCGCTGGTGGTGCTCAACCGCGACGCGGTGATCCGCCGCCTCGCCGACAACCGCGACGACCTCTACATCATGAGCCGCCCGCCCGATGCGCCGCCGGTGCTCGCCACCCCCTTCCTCGCCAACCCGCTGGTAGTCATCGCCGCCGCCGATCATCCGCTGGCCGCCCGCGCGGCGGTGCCGATCGCGGCGCTGGAGAAGGAGGAGTTCGTCCTTCGCGAGCCCGGCTCGGGCACCCGCCAGGCCGCCGAGCACTTCTTCGCCGGCCGCGGCCTGGCGCTGCGCCCGCGCCTCGAGCTGGGCAGCAACGAAGCGGTCAAGCAGGCGGTGGCAGGCGGCCTGGGGCTGTCGCTGCTGTCGGCCTACGCGCTCGCCCACGCCGTGGACGAAGGCATCGCCGTGCTGCGGGTCGAGGACACCCCGGTGCTGACCCACTGGCAGGTGGTCCATCCCAGCGGCAAGCGCCTGACGCCGCTCGCCGACGCCTTCCTGCGCTTTCTGCAGGAACGTGCGCCGGAATTGAACCGCGCGGCACAGGCCCGCCTCGCCGCCGCCCGCCACTGAGCTCGCGCCCCCTGCGCAGCGCCCCCGTTATGGCGGCGGGGGTGTGCGCCGCTGCGTTCAGCGCACGATGCGCCCGTGGGCGGTCCGCACCCCCTCGGCCGCCGGGACCGCGCCCGCCGCCTGCGGAGCGGCGGCCTCTCCGGCGGGCGCCTCCAGTGGCGGCGGCAGGCAGGCGGGCCCGGCCGCGGGCTCGAGGTGAGGCAGCAGCATCGGCCCCATCGACTTCAGGATCTGCACCGGCAAGCCCGAAGTGAAGCGATAACGCGCCGCGTCGGGGCCGATGACGTAGGCGGTGAGAGTGCCGAAATGGTGCGGCCCCAGGTAGAACACGAAGGTGGCGGTGCGGTTCAGCGCCAGCCCGGGGCGGCCGCGGACGACGATGCGGTTGTCGCCGGTGCCGGTCTTGCCGCCGAGCGCCAGCTCGCTGCCGTCGGCCAGGCGGAAGGCCCCGGCGAGGCGGCGTGCAGTGCCGCCCTCGACCACCTCCGACAAAGCGTGGCGCAGCGCCTGCGCCACTTCCACCGCCATCACCCGCTCGCCCTCGGCCGGGCGCACCGCGAGCGCGGTCTCGTAGGGCGTGTCGGCCGCGAAACGCACGCGGTCGATGCGCCGCGTCGGCAGACGCACGCCGTCGTTGGCGATGATCCCCATCAGTTCGGCGAGCGCTCCCGGGCGATCGCCCGAGCTGCCCAGCGCGGTGGCGAGCGAAGGCACGAGGTGGCCGAAGGGGTAGCCGAGCCGGGCCCAGCGCCGGTGGATCTCGAGAAAGGCCTCGACCTCGAGCATGGTGAAGATGCGCGAGTCCTGCGCACTCTTGACCCGGGTGCGGAACAGCCAGCGGTACACCGCCTGGCGCTCGTCCGCGCTCGCCGCCACGACCTCGGCGAAGGTCGCCTCCGGGTGCCGCAGCAGGTAGCCCACCAGCCACAGTTCGAGCGGATGGACGCGCGCGACATAGCCGCGGTCGGGCAGATCGAAAGCCTCGGGCGCATGGCGGGCATAGAGCTGGGCGAGCCGTGCCGCAGTCGGCGGCGGCCCGTCCACGCGCGCGGCGAGGAAAGCGGCGAGCGCGGCCGGCGGCGCTTCCGGTTCGAGGTAGCGGAAGACCGCGGCGAGGCGGTCGTCGCCCGGGCGCAGGCCGTCGAGCAGCATCGAGCGCGCCTCCTCCGCCCCTTTGTCCTGGTACTTGTACCAGAAGCGGCGCAGGAAGACCTGGCCCTCGCGATCGGCGAAGCGGGCGAGGTATTCCTCGCGCCGCGGGTCCTGGCGGTCTTCGAGCAGGCGCGCGCTGCTGCCCGGCACCTGGTACATGGTGTGGCGCACGAGTTCGCGCATCAGGCGCACGAACGGCAGGTTGATCGAAGCCTGCAGCGCTTCGCGCACGGTCGGCACGCGGCCGTTGTCGGTGTCGTTGAAGTTGCCGAACACGTGCACGCCGCCGCCGGTGAAGAAGCGCTCCCCCGGATTGGCCGAAAAGCGCCGTTCGAGCGCGGCTTCGAGCATCGCCGGCAGGCTGCGGTCGGCGGCCGCGGCGAGATGCTCCACGGCCCAGCGCGTCAGGCGGTCGTGGGCGTCGATATTCACCCGGCGCAGCGCCGCCGCATCGAGCGGCGCCAGGCGGGCGTGGAGTTCGGCGACCAGTTCGAGGTAGGTGGCGAGCACGCGCAGCTTGGCGGTCGAGCCCAGCTCGAGCTTGCTGCCCTCGTTGATGTCGAGCGGCTGGTCGGTGGTGTCGGTCTGCACCCGCACCCGGTTGCCGCCCGCGGTGCGCTCGACCAGGGTGAAGCTGTAGCGCACCGCATCGAGCGTGGCCGGGTGCAGCAGGCGCTCGCCGATCAGGCCCTGGCTGCGCGCGAATTCGGCTTCGGACAGGCGGCCGAGGTAGTCGCTGACCGCCTGCTGCAGGCCGCCGTGGAGCGTGCTCGCCAGTTCGGCGTCGAGGCGGTCGAGGGCGTACAGCGAAGTGTCGAGCAGGCCCGCCAGGCGGGTGCGCACTGCGGTCGTGCCCTTGCCCGGCTGGGCCGGCACCAGCGCCGGATCGGCGGCGAGGTCGCGAAAGCGCAGCGGCTGGCCGAGTGCGGCGTCGCGCAGGGCGGGGCCGATCAGGCCGGCGCCGGCGAGCAGGCGCAGGTGGGCATCGGTACTGCGGGCCAGTTCTTCGCGGCCGTCGGCGAGGTACCACGACGGCCGGCGGTGGGCGATCATCAGCGCCACCACCTGGCGCAGCGCCTGGCCCTGGGCCATGCGCTGCGTACCTTCGGCCGCAGGCGCGGCGAGCAGCGCATTGACGCGCTCGAAGTCAGCGCCGAACCACACCCACAGGCCGTCGCCGAGGCCGTTGACCTCGCCGTGGCCGGGGGCGGCCGACAGCGGCACGGTGTTCAGGTAGTCGAGCACCAGGCGGCGGCGCACCGCCAGGGTGTGCTCGCCTTCGCGGTAAGCGCGCACGCTGGCCGAAGCCATCTGGCGCAGCTTCTCGCGCGCATCGACGGTGATGCCGCCGGGTGAATGGCGGTACTTCTCGATCTGGGTGGCGAGGGTGCTGCCGCCGGGAGCGTCGAGATCGGCATCGACCATGCGCCCGAGCTGGCCGAGCGCGGCGCGGGCGAAGCGCGCCCAGTCCACCGCCGGGTTCAGGGTCGGCCGGGCAGGGTCGAGGAGGTCGCGGTTTTCGATGAACAGCAGGGCATCGACGACCACCGCCGGCACCGCCTCGAAGTCGGCATACGCGCGGTAGGGATAACGAAACCCGTACAGGAGCTCGCCCCGGCAGTCGGAGACGTCGAGCCCGGCGCGGGTCTTTTCACGATAGGGCGGGAACAGCCCGGCGCCGCTGTAATCCATCAGCGTCGGGCTGAAGCGCACCTGCTCGACGAGAGCGAAGCCGCGCGCCTGCAGACGTTCGGCAAAGCGCGGCAGCTCGGTGTAGCCGAGGCGCTGGTCGAACGGGCCGTGGGCGGGGAAGCGGATCGCGGTGCTCGCCCCCGCCATCCGCGCATAGTCCAGACGTGCGGCATAGCGCGCGATCTCACGCGCCTGCAGGCGGGAGGTTTCCCCCTCGTGCCACAGCAGCAGCCCCCCGGCCACACCCGCCACCAGCATCGACACGAGGGCAGCGGCGCCCAGCACGCGCCTGGAGAGGAAGGAGCGGCGCACAGGCTGCGGCGAGGAGTTCGGCACGGCGGAGGTCACGGGCAGAGGGGCGGATATTGCATCGCAAAAATTATCCTCATTCTACGGCGCGGAAATGACACTGTTGCACCCACGCCACAGCATCGGCACCCCACTCCGGCGAGCGTGCGGCAATCGGCTCGGTCGGGCCATTTGGAGCCCGGGGACACGCGGGCAATCTCGGACGGCCCGCTACTTCGGAAACTTCCGTGCAGTGTGCACGACGTTGAGCACGACGATGCCGTCCGGGGCGACCTTCACGAAGACGACGTACGGCAGCCTCCGAACAACGAGCTCGCGAGTTCCGGGGATGCGGTCACTCACGCGGATCCGCTCCGGGAACGTCCGGAGGGCTTCGATTTCCGCGACGATCCTTTTCTGGACCGCGCCAGCGGTCGCCGGACCCGCTTCGAGGTGGTAGTACGCGAGTATTTCCCCGAGGTCGTCGAGCGCCTCGTCCGTCCAGAAGATTTCCATTCTTACGACGTCTTACCGGCCGAGCGCACCCGCAGGCGTTCCTTCAGAAGGGCCATCGCCTCGCCGTGTCCGCGGAGGCGGGTTTCGCCCGAGTCGACGCGCGCGAGGGTCGCCGAGACCTTGTCGAAGAGCCAGCCGTCGTACCCCGGGTCCTTGTCGAGCAGGAGCTCGGGAAGCAGCGTATCGGCGGCATCCTCGATGGAAATCATGATCCCGACGGGACGGTTGTTCTTGGTGACGACGACGGGTTCCCTCCGGGCGGAATCGAGGAACTCGCCGAACCGGTTCTTGGCGTCTCGCGCCGACATGACTTTCATGGCCATCACCTTCGGGGTTATCTGAATGTGTCCATTGTAGCTACTTTTGGCGCTTGGGTAGGCATAGCAACCGGAAGCGCGCAATGCCCGTTGCCTACTTTTCCACCTGCGCCGACGCCATTACGCCGAACATAAAGTGGCGCCTATATGCCGATCACGGAGTGGCTCCAATACGGCGGTCGCCGACACCGGCCTCAACGAGCACCGGATGCGCGGAAGTCACAGCGCATCCAGCAGCTTCATGAAGTTCCGCTTGCGCTTCCACTCCAGCCGGATTTCCGCAAGTTCGTCGCCGAACATCCCCAACTGCTTGTGCGCCACCCGCAGTGCGCGGATTTTCTTGACGATGGAGACAATGTCGCCCCGGCGGGGTTTGTCCCATGGACTGCGGCGAACGCGGCTATCGGGGGCCTCCTCCTCAGCGACCTTCTGCCACAGGAGGTCGAGCGCCCGCTTGCGCAGCGCTGCCTCACAGCCAATCGGACCGGCCACTTCCGTCAACTTGAAGAATGGACCGCAGCCAGGGGCCTGCTTGAAGCGCTGCCAGGCGCTTGCTGGCGTTCTTCTTCACATATCCGACGGGGTCCTTCTGCTTGCATACGCATTACCCGAAGCCGAGGCCAATGTGGAAAGCTCGGGCAAAGGGGGGGCGCACCCGCATCGGGTCCAGGACCACGGGTGAGGCCCTGGCGGCGCTGGCATAGGTGCCTTGGCGCCGGGCCAGTACGTCACGTCCGATGTGCCGGTACAACCGCACCGGCTCGCGGTCGACGACCCCCGGAGGCTTCGCCTACGCGTCGAAAGCGGCCAGCGCGGCGCGCAGTTCGGCTTCGGCGACGCCCTCGGCCAGCGCTGCCACGGCCGTACCGTCGACGCGCAGCGTCCCCTCGCGCACCTCGAAGCGGCCGCCCTGCTTGAGCGCCGCCACGCACTGCCCGGCCTCGCGCGGCGAGGCGAAGCCGGCGCCCTGCAGCAGCAGGCGGCCGTCGCCATCGACGAGCTTGAAGTGGAAGCGGCCGTCGGCTTCGCGGTACTGCTTGAACTGCGGCAGCGCGGCGGGTTTGGGCTTCGTCGCCGACGCGGCGGGCGCGGTGGCGAGGTTGCGCAGGCCGACGGCGTGGCGCAGCTCGGCGAGGAAGGGAGCGGCGAGCGCGCGCGCCTTCTCCGCGCCTTCGCGCAGCTGGCGCTCGATCTGCGCCGGTTCGGCGATCAGCGCCTGGTATTTGTCGCGCATCGGCGCCACCGCGCCCTCGATGTGCTCGAACAGCGCCTGCTTGGCCTCGCCCCAGGCGATGCCGTCGTCGAAGGCGGTGCGCATCGCACGCGCTTCTTCGGCGCTGGAGAAGGCCTGGTAGAGCTGGAACAGGGCCGAGCCGTCGGCGTCCTTGGGCTCGCCCGGTGCCTTCGAGTCGGTGACGATGGAGAAGATCAGCTTCTTCAGCTCGGCCGGCGGCGCGAACAGCGGGATGGTGTTGTCATAGCTCTTGCTCATCTTGCGCCCGTCCAGCCCGGGCAGGGTCGCCACCGAGGCGTCGATCGCCGCCTCCGGCAGGACGAAGTGCTCGCCGTAGAGGTGGTTGAAGCTGCCGGCGATGTCGCGCGCCATCTCGAGGTGCTGGATCTGATCGCGCCCGACCGGCACCGAGTTGGCCTTGAACATCAGGATATCGGCGGCCATCAGCACCGGGTACATGAACAGCCCCATGCTGACCCCGGCGTCCGCATCGAGGCCGTCGGCAGCGTTCTTGTCCACCGCCGCCTTGTAGGCGTGGGCGCGGTTGAGCAGGCCCTTGCCGGCGACGCAGGTGAGCAGCCAGGTCAGCTCGGGAATCTCGGGGATGTCGGACTGGCGGTAGAACCACACGCGCTCGGTATCGAGTCCGGCGGCGAGCCAGGTGGCGGCGATCTCCAGCGTCGAGCGCTGGACCCGCAGCGGATCGGCGGTGGAAATCAGCGCATGATAGTCGGCGAGGAAATAGAAGCTCTCCACCCCGGAGTGGCGGCTGGCGGCAACCGCCGGGCGGATCGCGCCGGCGTAGTTGCCGAGATGGGGCGTGCCCGAGGGTTTGATCCCGGTAAGAACGCGCTGGACAGTCATGGATTGCTCCGGCCGGACAAAGGCGCGAGTTTAGCAGAGCCCGCAGCCCGGCTCCGGGCCGCCTATTCCGTCCACCGCAGCGCCAGGCGCGCACCGCCCCCCGGCACCAGATCGACCCAGTGTTCCTGGGTGACGCCGCCGAAACGCGCGCTGATGCGATAGCGCCCCGCCTCCGCGACATCGACCTGGCCGATCGGCCCGCACAAGGCTTCGACGCGGCGCCCGGCGAGCGGATCGTCGATGCGCGTCGCCACATCGGCCAGATAGGCACCGTCGGTGGTGGCAAACAGCAGCGTCAGCGCATGCATCGGCGCATCGGCGCGCATGCGCTGCGACTCTTCGAGGCCGATCCCCCCGCATTCGAGGCGCAAGGCCTCGCCCCCGCCACTGCCCTGCTGCTGGGCGAAGGCGAACGGGCCACCGAGGGCCAGCCCGAGAAACAGCGCCATCCTTGTTGCGACCCTGATCATTGCCGATCCTTCCCGTAGCCGGTCGATAAAAGGCCGATTGTCGCGGGAGCGGCTGCCGGCAACAAGCCGACCTTGCCCGAGCGCGCCTGCGGCAAGCGGCCGCGGGTTGTGCGTCGCAGCAAAACCAGCTTACAATATTTGTCCAAATATGTTCCCCGGCACAGCGGCGGCCATCGCTGCAACATCGCCCCCTCCGGCTCCAAGCGCCGCCGCACGCAAGCCTCCCGGCGCGGCCGCCAGCACTCCCACCGCCGCCCCTTCCCCTGCCGGGCATTCCGAATCGAACCAGTCGGCACCGATGTCGGCGTTCACCTGCAAGGAGAACCGCACATGCTGCTCGCCACCGATCTCGACGGCACCTTCCTCGCCGGCCACCCGGAAAACCGCCAGCGCCTCTACCAGCTGATCGGCGCCCACCCGGAAATCAAGCTCGCTTTCGTCACCGGCCGCGGCCTCGAGGTGGTGCTGCCGATCCTCTCCGATCCGACTATCCCGGTGCCCGACTACATCATCTGCGACGTCGGCGCGACCATCGTCGACGGCCGCAGCCGCCAGCCCGTGCAGCCGCTGCAGTCGGACGTCGACGCGCGCTGGCCGGGCGAGCACACGGTCGCCCAGGCGATGGCCGCGTTCGCCGCCCTCGAACGCCAGGAAGTCCCGCAGCAGCGGCGCTGCTCCTACTTCTGCACCGCCGAAGCGGTCGACGCCAGGATCGAGGAGGTCGCCGCCGGACTCGGCTGCGATGTGCTCCATTCGGCGCAGCGCTATCTCGATATCCTGCCGCGCGGCGTCAACAAGGGCAGCACGCTGTCCGCGCTGGTCCGCCACCTCGGCCTCGAGCACGACTCGGTGCTGGTCGCCGGCGACACCCTGAACGACCTGTCGATGTACGAGGCGGGCTTCATCGGCGTCTGCGTCGGCGAGTCCGAGCCCGCCCTGCTCGATGCCACCCGCGACCGCGCACGGGTGCTGCACGCGATCCACACCGGCTGCGGCGGCATCCTCGAGGCGATGGCCCACTTCGGCTTTCTCGGCGGCAGCGGCATCGAGGCCGAAGTCCAGGCCATGGACGCACCCGGCAAGGCCGAGCTGGTAATGGTCTATCACCGCCTGCCGTACGAGGAAGTGTTCGACAACGGGCGCCTCGCCCGCCGCCGCCCGAGCTCGCCGAACGGCATCATCCCCACCCTGCTGTCCTTTTTCGGCAACAACCGCAAGGGTTCGTGGGTGGCGTGGGCGGTGCACGATCCGAAAAAGGCCCTGCCCTTCGAAACCCACACCGAAGTCGACCGCGAGCACTACCCCGATCTCGTCGCCGCCCGCGTCGCGCTCAGCCAGGACGACGTCGACACCTTCTACAAGCGCTTCTCCAAGGAAGCCTTCTGGCCGACGCTGCACACCTTCTGGGAGCGCGCGGTGTTCCGCGAGGAGGACTGGACGGTGTTTCTCAAGGTCAACCGCCTGTTCGCCGAACGCACCGCAGCCGAAGCCGCCGAAGGCGCGGTGGTGTGGATCCACGATTACAACCTGTGGATGGTGCCGGCGACCCTGCGCGAGCTGCGCCCGGACCTGAAGATCGCCTTCTTCCACCATACCTACTTCCCTTCGGCCGATGTGTTCAACGTCCTGCCCTGGCGCCGCGACATCGTCGGCAGCCTGCTGCAGTGCGACTACATCGGCTTTCACATCCCACGCCAGGCCGAGAACTTCGTCGATGTCGCGCGCGGCACGGTACCGCTCAAAGTGCTCGAAACCCGGGCCTGCGCGCCGCGCTACCTGACTTACGGCTGCGCCGTCGGACTCGACGAAGTGAGCACCGCGATCGAAGCCAACGGCCGCCGCATCGGCCTCGGCGCCCACCCGGTGGGGCTCGACGTCGAGCGCGTGCGCGCGGTGCTGGCAGCACCGCAGACCACCGCGCGGATGGCCACGCTGCGCCGCGAGCTCGCCGGCACCCGCGTGATCCTGTCGGTCGAGCGCCTGGACTACACCAAGAGCACGCTGGAAAAGCTCGTCGCCTTCGAGCGCCTGCTCGAAGCCCACCCCGAGCTGTGCGGCAAGGTGTCGCTGCTCGCGGTCTGCGTGCCCGCAGCGAAGGAGATGACCGTCTACGACGAGCTCCAGACCCGCATCGAGCAGGCCGTGGGCAAGGTCAATGGCCGCTTCGCCCGCGTCGGCTGGACTCCGGTGCAGTTCTTCTTCCGCGCCCTGCCGTTCGAGGAGGTCGTGGCCTGGTACGCGATGGCCGACGTGATGTGGATCACCCCGCTGCGCGACGGCCTCAACCTCGTCGCCAAGGAATACGCCGCCACCCAGGGCCTGACCGGCGGCCAGGGCGTGCTCGTGCTGTCCGAATTCGCCGGTGCGGCGGCGGAACTGCACGGCGCGGTGCTGACCAACCCGCACGATCTCCACGACCTCACCGCCAAGCTCTACTTCGCGATCGCGATGAACCGTGCCGAAGCCGAAGCGCGCCTGCGCGAGTTGTTCGAGATCGTCTGCCACAATGACATCCAGCGCTGGGGGCAGGACTTCCTCGATGCGGTGAATGCGCAACCGGCACCGCCGGCATCGACGGCCGCCTCCGTGCCGCCGCAGCCCGCCCCGGACGAAGTGCTCGCCGCCTGAGCGATCCGGCCAGCCGACCGATCATCGACTGCAAGAAAAGCCCATGCTCGATACCCTCACCAAACTCGACTGGATCGACGCCTACGCCCTGCCCTGGGGCATCAACCTGCTGTTCGCCCTCGGCATCTTCGTGCTCGGGCGCTGGGTGTCGCGCGGCATCGTCGCCCTTGTGCGCAAGCTGCTCGTCCGCGCCCGGCTCGACGACATCCTGGTGAATTTCATCGTCTCGATCCTGCAAGGGGTGCTGCTCCTGGTGGTGATCATCGCCGCACTCGACCGCCTCGGCGTAGACACCACCTCGCTGGTGGCGCTGATCGGTGCCGCCGGCCTCGCGATCGGCCTCGCCTTGCAGGATTCGCTGAAGAACTTCGCCGCCGGAGTGATGCTGATCGTGTTCCGGCCGTTCAAGGCCGGCGACTTCGTCGAGGCCGCCGGCACCGCGGGGGTGGTCGAAAAGATCAACATCTTCAGCTCCACCTTCCGCACCGTGGACAACCGCGAGATCATCGTTCCCAACGGTGCGATCTACTCCGGCGTGATCACCAATTTTTCCGCCCGCGCCACCCGCCGCATCGATCTGACCTTCGGCATCAGCTA
The window above is part of the Thauera aromatica K172 genome. Proteins encoded here:
- the ggpS gene encoding glucosylglycerol-phosphate synthase, which gives rise to MLLATDLDGTFLAGHPENRQRLYQLIGAHPEIKLAFVTGRGLEVVLPILSDPTIPVPDYIICDVGATIVDGRSRQPVQPLQSDVDARWPGEHTVAQAMAAFAALERQEVPQQRRCSYFCTAEAVDARIEEVAAGLGCDVLHSAQRYLDILPRGVNKGSTLSALVRHLGLEHDSVLVAGDTLNDLSMYEAGFIGVCVGESEPALLDATRDRARVLHAIHTGCGGILEAMAHFGFLGGSGIEAEVQAMDAPGKAELVMVYHRLPYEEVFDNGRLARRRPSSPNGIIPTLLSFFGNNRKGSWVAWAVHDPKKALPFETHTEVDREHYPDLVAARVALSQDDVDTFYKRFSKEAFWPTLHTFWERAVFREEDWTVFLKVNRLFAERTAAEAAEGAVVWIHDYNLWMVPATLRELRPDLKIAFFHHTYFPSADVFNVLPWRRDIVGSLLQCDYIGFHIPRQAENFVDVARGTVPLKVLETRACAPRYLTYGCAVGLDEVSTAIEANGRRIGLGAHPVGLDVERVRAVLAAPQTTARMATLRRELAGTRVILSVERLDYTKSTLEKLVAFERLLEAHPELCGKVSLLAVCVPAAKEMTVYDELQTRIEQAVGKVNGRFARVGWTPVQFFFRALPFEEVVAWYAMADVMWITPLRDGLNLVAKEYAATQGLTGGQGVLVLSEFAGAAAELHGAVLTNPHDLHDLTAKLYFAIAMNRAEAEARLRELFEIVCHNDIQRWGQDFLDAVNAQPAPPASTAASVPPQPAPDEVLAA
- a CDS encoding mechanosensitive ion channel family protein; amino-acid sequence: MLDTLTKLDWIDAYALPWGINLLFALGIFVLGRWVSRGIVALVRKLLVRARLDDILVNFIVSILQGVLLLVVIIAALDRLGVDTTSLVALIGAAGLAIGLALQDSLKNFAAGVMLIVFRPFKAGDFVEAAGTAGVVEKINIFSSTFRTVDNREIIVPNGAIYSGVITNFSARATRRIDLTFGISYDDDIRRVKAIIEQVLRDEPRLLADPPPFIGVAELADSSVNLHVRPWVATADYFATMCDLKEKVKIAFDENGITIPYPQVDMYQHVIPAPR